Proteins encoded by one window of Vitis vinifera cultivar Pinot Noir 40024 chromosome 10, ASM3070453v1:
- the LOC100248722 gene encoding pentatricopeptide repeat-containing protein At5g46460, mitochondrial, producing the protein MLIQNFKPSLLTFYISGTGFSITVTKFSRYLMGNANYTKFCTFSYQSMITDHLRNQRIDEARTVFDKVSFPDVYLYTMMITGYARNYRFDHALQLFYEMPVKDVVSWNSMIKGCFDCADLTMARKLFDEMPERSVVSWTTMINGFLQFGKIEVAEGLFYKMPFRDIAAWNSMIYGYCCNGRVEDGLRLFQEMPCRNVISWTSMIGGLDQHGRSEEALGLFRQMMGCGVEVKPTSSTYCCVITACANASALYQGVQIHAHVFKLGYSFDAYISAALITFYANCKQMEDSLRVFHGKLHMNVVIWTALVTGYGLNCKHEDALKVFGEMMREGVLPNQSSFTSALNSCCGLEALDWGREIHTAAVKLGLETDVFVGNSLIVMYYRCGNLNDGVVIFKRISKKNIVSWNSVIVGCAQHGCGMWALAFFNQMVRSMVEPDEITFTGLLSACSHSGMSQKGRCLFKYFSENKSAEVKLDHYACMVDILGRSGKLEEAEELIRNMPVKANSMVWLVLLSACTMHSKLEVAERAAKCIIDLEPHCSSAYVLLSNLYASASRWSDVSRIRREMKQRGITKQPGRSWITIKGWRNEFLSGDRSHPSSDRIYQKLEWLGGKLKELGYVPDQRFALHDVEDEQKEVMLSYHSERLAIGFGLISTVEGSTITVMKNLRVCGDCHSAIKLIAKIVRRKIIVRDSTRFHHFMDGRCSCGDYW; encoded by the coding sequence ATgctaattcaaaatttcaaaccttCACTTCTGACTTTCTATATTTCAGGTACTGGTTTCTCAATAACCGTTACAAAATTCTCCAGATACCTCATGGGTAATGCAAATTACACCAAATTCTGTACCTTTTCGTACCAGTCAATGATCACCGATCATCTAAGGAACCAAAGAATAGATGAAGCTCGAACGGTTTTTGATAAAGTATCTTTTCCCGATGTTTATCTGTACACCATGATGATCACGGGTTATGCCCGAAATTACAGATTTGATCATGCATTGCAACTGTTCTACGAAATGCCTGTTAAGGATGTGGTTTCTTGGAATTCCATGATTAAAGGGTGTTTTGATTGTGCTGACTTAACTATGGCTAGAAAGCTTTTCGATGAAATGCCTGAGAGGAGTGTGGTTTCTTGGACAACAATGATAAATGGGTTCTTGCAGTTTGGGAAAATCGAAGTAGCCGAGGGCTTGTTTTATAAGATGCCTTTCAGGGACATTGCCGCATGGAATTCAATGATTTATGGGTATTGTTGTAATGGTAGAGTTGAAGATGGCCTTAGGTTGTTTCAGGAGATGCCCTGTAGGAATGTGATTTCGTGGACTTCCATGATTGGAGGGCTTGATCAGCATGGGAGGAGTGAGGAAGCTTTGGGTCTTTTCCGGCAGATGATGGGCTGTGGAGTAGAAGTAAAACCCACTTCAAGCACTTACTGTTGTGTCATAACAGCTTGTGCCAATGCATCAGCTTTATATCAGGGTGTTCAGATTCATGCTCACGTATTCAAGTTAGGTTACAGTTTTGATGCTTATATATCCGCTGCGCTTATCACATTTTATGCAAACTGCAAGCAAATGGAGGATTCTCTTAGGGTTTTCCATGGAAAATTGCATATGAATGTGGTCATATGGACGGCTCTTGTAACGGGTTATGGTCTGAACTGCAAGCATGAAGATGCCTTGAAGGTTTTTGGTGAGATGATGAGGGAGGGTGTCCTTCCCAATCAATCTTCTTTCACTAGTGCCTTGAATTCATGCTGTGGACTGGAGGCACTTGACTGGGGGAGAGAGATCCATACAGCTGCTGTTAAGTTAGGGTTGGAGACTGATGTGTTTGTGGGTAACTCTCTTATAGTCATGTATTATAGATGTGGCAATCTAAATGATGGAGTTGTCATATTTAAGAGAATCAGCAAGAAGAACATTGTATCATGGAACTCAGTTATTGTTGGGTGTGCACAACATGGCTGTGGCATGTGGGCATTGGCATTCTTCAACCAAATGGTGCGGTCCATGGTAGAACCGGATGAGATCACATTCACTGGGTTGCTTTCTGCTTGCAGCCATTCTGGGATGTCACAGAAGGGGAGATGCCTTTTCAAGTATTTCAGTGAGAATAAGTCTGCAGAGGTGAAGCTTGACCACTATGCATGTATGGTGGATATCCTGGGCCGATCGGGGAAGTTGGAGGAAGCAGAGGAGTTAATTAGGAACATGCCAGTAAAAGCAAATTCCATGGTATGGCTGGTTTTGCTTAGTGCTTGTACGATGCATTCTAAGCTAGAAGTGGCTGAAAGAGCTGCAAAATGCATAATTGACCTGGAACCACATTGCAGCTCTGCATATGTCTTGTTGTCGAATTTATATGCTTCTGCCAGCAGATGGAGTGATGTCTCCAGAATAAGAAGGGAGATGAAACAGAGAGGAATAACAAAACAACCAGGGAGGAGTTGGATTACTATAAAGGGGTGGAGGAATGAATTTCTTTCAGGAGATAGGTCCCACCCTTCAAGTGATAGGATATATCAAAAACTGGAGTGGCTGGGTGGAAAATTGAAGGAACTGGGATATGTTCCTGATCAAAGGTTTGCTCTGCATGATGTTGAGGATGAACAGAAAGAAGTGATGCTGTCTTATCACAGTGAGAGGCTTGCAATTGGATTTGGTCTTATTAGCACTGTAGAGGGCAGTACCATTACAGTGATGAAGAATCTCCGCGTCTGTGGTGATTGCCATTCTGCCATTAAGCTAATAGCAAAGATTGTTAGACGCAAGATCATTGTAAGAGATTCTACCCGCTTTCATCACTTCATGGATGGGAGATGTTCTTGTGGGGATTACTGGTAG